One window from the genome of Hyalangium minutum encodes:
- a CDS encoding Dyp-type peroxidase, with product MSEAADTPLELDDIQSGTLRPRPSPYAATYLLLRIDDRQAGRELMRRLSTVVASAGHPRSPAGDTWVSVALTFHGLRALGVPQASLDSFAWEFRQGMVARAQALGDTGESSPEHWEKPLGTPDAHVVLVALAPDSQHLATALGRARSALEALGGVEVIWRQDCHALPTQQEPFGFRDGISHPAIEGSGIPGSNPREKPLKAGEFVLGYRDEMGGFPPMPQPEVLGRNGTYIVFRKLHQRVAAFRQYLRAHSSSPEELELLAAKLMGRWRSGAPLALCPFHDDPELGADPRRNNDFLYRQGDSTGYVTPPGSHIRRANPRDADVAGVVRLHRMIRRGTAYGPQLPEGVTEDDGADRGLMFAFIGTHLGRQFEFVQSEWINSGDFLGLGTTKDPIAGASDGANSFSIPRRPIPRRLQGLPRFVVTRGGEYGFMPGLRALRWLADLQT from the coding sequence ATGAGCGAGGCTGCGGACACACCTCTCGAGCTGGATGACATCCAGAGCGGAACCCTCCGCCCTCGGCCCTCTCCGTATGCGGCGACCTACCTCCTGCTCCGAATTGATGACCGCCAAGCGGGCCGCGAGCTGATGCGCCGGCTGAGCACCGTGGTGGCCTCGGCAGGCCACCCGCGCAGCCCGGCGGGTGATACCTGGGTGAGCGTCGCGCTCACGTTTCACGGACTGAGGGCTCTGGGAGTCCCGCAGGCCTCGCTCGACAGCTTTGCGTGGGAGTTCAGGCAAGGGATGGTCGCGCGTGCCCAGGCGCTGGGAGACACAGGGGAGAGCAGCCCCGAGCATTGGGAGAAGCCGCTCGGGACGCCGGACGCCCACGTCGTGCTCGTGGCCCTTGCACCGGACTCGCAGCATCTGGCGACGGCGCTCGGGCGAGCGCGGAGCGCGCTCGAGGCGCTGGGCGGGGTCGAGGTGATCTGGCGCCAGGACTGCCACGCGCTGCCCACCCAGCAGGAGCCCTTTGGGTTCCGGGACGGCATCAGCCACCCTGCCATCGAGGGGAGCGGCATCCCCGGGAGCAACCCCCGGGAGAAGCCATTGAAGGCCGGTGAGTTCGTCCTTGGCTACCGCGACGAGATGGGAGGCTTCCCTCCGATGCCCCAGCCCGAGGTCCTGGGACGCAACGGGACGTATATCGTCTTCCGCAAGCTGCATCAGCGCGTGGCGGCGTTCCGTCAGTATCTGAGGGCCCACTCCTCCAGCCCCGAGGAGCTGGAGTTGCTCGCGGCCAAGCTGATGGGGCGCTGGCGCAGTGGCGCCCCTCTGGCGCTCTGCCCGTTCCATGACGATCCCGAACTGGGGGCCGACCCTCGGCGTAACAATGACTTCCTCTACCGGCAGGGGGACTCGACGGGATATGTGACGCCGCCCGGATCGCACATCCGGCGGGCGAATCCGCGAGACGCTGATGTGGCCGGTGTCGTCCGCTTGCACCGGATGATCCGCCGCGGAACCGCCTACGGCCCGCAGCTTCCGGAAGGCGTCACCGAGGACGATGGCGCCGACCGGGGGTTGATGTTCGCTTTCATTGGGACGCACCTGGGACGGCAGTTCGAGTTTGTCCAGTCGGAGTGGATCAACAGCGGTGACTTTCTCGGCTTGGGGACCACGAAGGACCCCATCGCCGGGGCCAGCGACGGCGCGAACAGCTTCTCCATTCCACGCCGGCCGATTCCGAGGCGCCTCCAGGGCCTGCCGCGGTTCGTCGTCACCCGGGGTGGTGAGTACGGCTTCATGCCCGGACTGCGTGCCCTGCGCTGGCTCGCCGACCTTCAGACATGA
- a CDS encoding DUF445 family protein, which yields MAQEQSSMNEQQMFGESLKERIAEVVPERILSALKDCLGMEMRERVGEAVRSALSERMMGMQQPGSAAPFDTERIAEAMHPRVADAVRERVCTGVHERVREVLKERLGEALRTAMAENWMGMQQGYGHFDTGFMVDKVCNRLEVALRERLSIVVRERVREALKERLGEALRTAIAERRMQGFVQFDPEQVADTLRERLADGLHERLVYAVRERVREALKERLGEALRAAIAERRMQGFAQFDPEQVAGTLRERIAEGLRERIHSALREPVREALRDRLGEALRTAIAERRTQGFPQGFGQMEPERIASAIHGRLVEALHERISISLREQISEVLRTRLVEALRDTLGGPMRAGMGEQWMGSQQNFSQPDTERIVDTIRERVSEEIRQHVADAVHDRVADVVRSELRGSGRHPQA from the coding sequence ATGGCCCAGGAGCAGTCCTCTATGAATGAGCAGCAGATGTTCGGCGAGTCCCTCAAGGAACGGATCGCCGAGGTGGTTCCTGAGCGGATCCTGTCGGCCCTCAAAGACTGTCTGGGCATGGAGATGCGCGAGCGCGTCGGCGAGGCGGTGCGCAGCGCGCTGAGCGAGCGCATGATGGGGATGCAGCAGCCGGGGAGCGCCGCGCCGTTCGACACCGAGCGCATCGCGGAGGCCATGCACCCCCGCGTGGCCGATGCCGTCCGCGAGCGCGTCTGCACCGGCGTTCACGAGCGCGTGCGCGAGGTGCTGAAGGAGCGGCTGGGGGAGGCGCTGCGCACCGCCATGGCCGAGAACTGGATGGGCATGCAGCAGGGTTATGGCCACTTCGACACCGGGTTCATGGTGGACAAGGTGTGCAACCGTCTCGAGGTTGCCCTCCGGGAGCGGCTCAGCATCGTCGTGCGCGAGCGCGTGCGCGAGGCGCTGAAGGAGCGGCTGGGGGAGGCGCTGCGCACTGCCATTGCCGAGCGGCGGATGCAGGGCTTCGTCCAGTTCGACCCGGAGCAGGTCGCCGACACCCTTCGCGAGCGCCTCGCCGATGGCCTGCATGAGCGGCTCGTCTACGCCGTGCGCGAGCGCGTGCGCGAGGCGCTGAAGGAGCGGCTGGGGGAGGCGCTGCGTGCCGCCATCGCCGAGCGGCGGATGCAGGGCTTCGCCCAGTTCGACCCGGAGCAGGTCGCCGGTACCCTCCGCGAGCGCATCGCGGAGGGCCTCCGCGAGCGGATCCACTCCGCCCTGCGAGAGCCCGTGCGTGAGGCGCTGCGGGATCGGCTGGGGGAGGCGCTGCGCACCGCCATCGCCGAGCGGCGGACGCAGGGCTTCCCGCAGGGCTTCGGCCAGATGGAGCCCGAGCGCATCGCCAGCGCCATCCACGGGCGCTTGGTGGAGGCCCTCCACGAGCGAATCTCCATCTCCCTGCGCGAGCAGATCAGCGAGGTGCTTCGGACGCGGCTGGTTGAGGCGCTCCGTGACACGCTGGGCGGGCCGATGCGCGCCGGGATGGGCGAGCAGTGGATGGGAAGCCAGCAGAACTTCAGCCAGCCGGACACCGAGCGCATCGTGGACACCATCCGCGAGCGCGTCAGTGAGGAGATCCGCCAGCACGTGGCCGATGCGGTCCATGACCGCGTGGCCGATGTGGTCCGCAGCGAGTTGAGGGGCAGCGGCCGCCATCCGCAGGCCTGA
- a CDS encoding GNAT family N-acetyltransferase → MPPLLTTDRFTLQRIEPEDRPFIFEGLSHPQVIPFYGVRYDSLEATQAQMKFYETLEREGTGQWWKIVSRQSQEALGAIGYNHYQAQHRKAEVGYWLLPRFWKQGIITEAMPALLRYMLREKGIHRIEALVEEGNTASNRLLERVGFRYEGTLRDCELKDGHYISLRSYSLLSTDPAGSEF, encoded by the coding sequence ATGCCTCCACTCCTGACCACTGACCGATTCACCCTGCAGCGGATAGAGCCAGAGGACCGGCCTTTTATTTTCGAAGGCCTGAGTCACCCGCAGGTGATCCCCTTTTACGGGGTCCGGTACGATTCACTCGAAGCCACCCAAGCCCAGATGAAGTTTTATGAAACCCTGGAGCGGGAGGGGACCGGGCAGTGGTGGAAGATCGTCAGCAGGCAGAGCCAGGAAGCCTTGGGCGCGATCGGGTACAATCATTATCAGGCTCAGCATCGGAAAGCCGAGGTCGGCTACTGGCTGCTCCCCCGGTTCTGGAAACAAGGCATCATCACGGAAGCGATGCCTGCTCTGCTTCGCTACATGCTGCGGGAAAAAGGCATTCACCGCATCGAAGCGCTGGTGGAAGAAGGAAACACTGCCAGCAATCGGCTCCTGGAGCGCGTGGGGTTCCGCTACGAGGGCACCCTGCGTGACTGCGAGCTCAAAGACGGTCACTACATCAGCCTTCGGAGCTACAGCCTGCTTTCGACGGATCCAGCAGGCTCGGAGTTCTGA
- a CDS encoding trypsin-like serine protease — MLHHGSPPPALARPFLALLWLFGYACTPSTQLAPAQELSGVPMGLDIGTTSTVYPGALDSENHFVSNVMLVAAFSNKTKQGCSGVLISPKWVLTAAHCICKDREASNADKVMADSRLNAAYPSAGKNEATKKGIASWKNLILGNMHAVADTSNCLKQVDVTVINYVASTQRYIPSPYKGVDIRPHPRFLNVKDSENRGLFTDADLALIQLNDAVTESFRPIRWPDAEVYKNQQVVMVGYGLGETGYPTRQFGYRHFGDSQIEQVEHYASGSTRFTTAAQDQDGREFSRNYEGDSGGGVFSMADDSVLVGIISTRRDSHGGVFESVYPYLQWLKGETPSN, encoded by the coding sequence ATGCTTCATCACGGTAGCCCGCCGCCTGCTTTGGCACGGCCGTTCCTCGCATTGCTGTGGCTTTTCGGGTATGCCTGCACGCCCTCGACACAACTGGCTCCAGCGCAAGAGTTGTCGGGTGTGCCCATGGGTCTGGATATCGGCACCACGAGTACGGTCTATCCAGGCGCACTGGACTCGGAGAACCACTTCGTCTCCAACGTCATGCTCGTTGCGGCCTTCTCCAACAAAACTAAGCAAGGATGCAGCGGAGTGCTCATCTCCCCCAAATGGGTCCTGACCGCGGCGCATTGCATCTGCAAAGATCGGGAAGCCTCCAACGCCGACAAAGTGATGGCAGATTCAAGGTTGAACGCAGCATATCCGTCCGCTGGAAAGAATGAAGCTACCAAGAAGGGGATCGCCTCATGGAAGAACCTCATTCTCGGCAACATGCACGCCGTCGCGGACACCTCGAATTGCCTCAAGCAGGTCGATGTCACTGTGATCAACTATGTGGCGTCAACCCAGCGTTACATTCCGTCACCATACAAAGGAGTGGACATTCGCCCTCACCCCCGGTTCTTGAATGTCAAAGACAGTGAGAATCGCGGATTGTTCACGGACGCGGATCTCGCACTCATCCAACTCAACGACGCCGTAACGGAGAGCTTTCGTCCCATCCGGTGGCCCGACGCAGAGGTTTACAAGAATCAGCAGGTGGTCATGGTGGGCTATGGCCTCGGAGAAACCGGATACCCCACGAGACAATTCGGGTATCGCCACTTTGGCGATAGCCAGATCGAGCAGGTTGAGCATTACGCCTCAGGAAGCACCCGGTTCACCACCGCAGCCCAAGATCAAGACGGACGTGAATTCTCAAGGAACTACGAAGGCGACAGTGGAGGTGGAGTCTTCAGCATGGCGGACGACTCGGTGCTCGTCGGCATCATCAGTACGAGGAGAGACAGCCATGGCGGGGTTTTCGAGAGCGTGTATCCCTATCTTCAGTGGTTGAAGGGGGAAACTCCCAGCAACTAA
- a CDS encoding M20/M25/M40 family metallo-hydrolase, which yields MPIDQALARFESQKNAYLEDLKTLVRIPSVSFTGFDAAQVRKSAEATAQLLKDRGFENVQLLEIEGAHPYVYGEVLKAPGKPTLLLYAHHDVQPPGDVSAWKSNPFEPELRDGRLYGRGAADDKAGIVVHTSAVDAWLKGVGSLPLNVKVIIEGEEEVGSDHLTPFLQRHKALMQADAIVLTDTSNFDVGLPSITTALRGLVTVEVEVRGLKQAVHSGMWGGPIPDPVMGLCRMLATLTNPDGSIAIPGVLDQVKPLTEDEKKSIQSLPGDDAYFRQQVGLLQGVEMLGGGRHPWEQNWRQPSIAINAFQASSRKDARNIVSESAWARVGIRVVPDMDAADVQRRLVEHLRKVTPWGLEVHIKEDAPSGWWYTDSSHPAFQAAFRALQKGYGREAVTIGCGGSIPFVEPFAKELGGVPALLIGVEDPYTYAHSENESLHVGDWEKAIRAAIHLYEELAQTLGKR from the coding sequence ATGCCCATCGACCAAGCCCTCGCCCGTTTCGAGTCCCAGAAGAACGCGTACTTGGAGGACCTGAAGACCCTGGTCCGCATCCCCAGCGTCTCCTTCACGGGGTTTGATGCAGCCCAGGTGCGCAAGAGTGCCGAAGCCACCGCGCAGCTGCTGAAGGACCGTGGTTTTGAAAATGTGCAGTTGCTCGAAATCGAGGGGGCGCACCCCTATGTCTACGGGGAGGTTCTCAAGGCGCCAGGCAAGCCCACGCTGCTGCTGTACGCGCACCACGACGTGCAGCCGCCGGGGGACGTGAGCGCGTGGAAGAGCAACCCGTTCGAGCCGGAGCTGAGGGACGGGCGGCTGTACGGGCGTGGGGCGGCGGACGACAAGGCGGGCATCGTGGTGCACACGTCGGCGGTGGACGCGTGGCTGAAGGGTGTGGGCTCGCTGCCACTGAACGTGAAGGTGATCATCGAGGGCGAGGAGGAGGTGGGGAGCGATCACCTCACGCCGTTTCTTCAGAGGCACAAGGCGCTGATGCAGGCGGACGCCATCGTGCTGACGGACACGAGCAACTTCGACGTGGGGTTGCCGTCCATCACCACGGCGCTGCGGGGGCTGGTGACCGTTGAAGTCGAGGTGCGGGGGCTGAAACAGGCGGTGCACTCGGGGATGTGGGGCGGGCCGATTCCGGATCCGGTGATGGGGCTGTGCCGGATGCTGGCGACGCTGACGAACCCGGACGGCTCGATCGCCATCCCGGGCGTGCTGGACCAGGTGAAGCCGCTGACGGAGGACGAGAAGAAGAGCATCCAGTCGCTGCCGGGGGATGACGCGTACTTCCGTCAGCAGGTGGGGCTGCTTCAGGGGGTGGAGATGCTGGGCGGCGGGCGGCACCCGTGGGAGCAAAACTGGCGGCAGCCGTCGATTGCCATCAACGCGTTCCAGGCGAGCAGCCGGAAGGACGCGCGAAACATCGTGAGCGAGTCGGCTTGGGCGCGGGTGGGGATCCGGGTGGTGCCGGACATGGACGCGGCGGACGTGCAGCGCCGGCTGGTGGAGCACCTGCGGAAGGTGACGCCGTGGGGGCTGGAGGTGCACATCAAGGAGGATGCGCCGTCGGGCTGGTGGTACACGGACTCGTCGCATCCGGCGTTCCAGGCGGCGTTCCGCGCGCTGCAGAAGGGGTACGGCCGCGAGGCGGTGACGATCGGGTGTGGCGGGTCCATCCCGTTCGTGGAGCCGTTCGCGAAGGAGCTGGGTGGGGTGCCCGCGCTGTTGATCGGCGTGGAGGATCCGTACACGTACGCGCACTCGGAGAACGAGAGCCTGCACGTGGGCGATTGGGAGAAGGCCATCCGCGCGGCCATTCACCTGTACGAGGAGCTGGCTCAGACGCTCGGCAAGCGCTGA
- a CDS encoding response regulator transcription factor, whose product MSDAPTLLLVDDDNFVRRILKDTLAETGIELRLLEASDGEEGLAIAAREKPALMFLDLFMPRRSGLEVLAAMKQTSPKTRVLVISSMDAEPVVEQALAAGAVGFVGKPFHPLEIASAVRQALAQ is encoded by the coding sequence ATGTCCGACGCTCCGACCCTGCTCCTCGTGGATGATGACAACTTCGTGCGGCGCATTCTCAAAGACACCCTCGCGGAAACCGGTATCGAGCTGAGGCTGCTCGAGGCCTCGGACGGCGAAGAGGGCCTGGCCATCGCCGCGCGCGAGAAGCCCGCCCTCATGTTCCTGGACCTCTTCATGCCCCGGCGCAGCGGCCTCGAGGTGCTCGCCGCCATGAAGCAGACCTCTCCCAAGACGCGCGTGCTCGTCATCAGCAGCATGGACGCCGAGCCCGTGGTGGAGCAGGCCCTGGCCGCTGGCGCCGTGGGCTTCGTGGGCAAGCCCTTCCACCCGCTGGAGATCGCATCCGCCGTCCGTCAGGCCCTGGCTCAGTAG
- a CDS encoding TIGR02266 family protein, with protein sequence MTVNYWIGDSVGRVLGPLTLQALRDLVGSGRLKAVVKASRDGSTWFPIQELAEVRDLLSTVKLPTEKELAEKIRLQLRQLQTLKTPREVFGLAPGASLDEVRLAFFKHAKRYSPEHLAADAAPELRRASQEMFDFLSQKMREAESVRPAPQGTPARGTTPVPIRPAPQLTPARGTTPVPLRPVPPGSTAPFNPASPMATPVRKQVAAPTYSSEEFVGLQLRNQNDQVHADIHVTDRNLGMFTEHRMINLSSGGLFINTRRPLKLGTKVRLTLHFAQPPRAIELRSAVIWEHALDDGKQPQGYGLGLAGLRQEEKTFLQEYVRAHYKPPATG encoded by the coding sequence ATGACCGTCAACTATTGGATTGGCGATTCCGTTGGTCGTGTCCTCGGTCCCCTGACGCTCCAGGCCCTGCGAGACTTGGTGGGCTCGGGCCGCCTGAAGGCGGTGGTGAAGGCCTCGCGCGATGGCAGCACCTGGTTCCCCATCCAGGAGCTCGCCGAGGTGAGGGACCTGCTCTCCACGGTGAAGCTCCCCACCGAGAAGGAGCTCGCCGAGAAGATCCGCCTCCAGTTGCGCCAGCTTCAGACCCTGAAGACCCCACGTGAGGTCTTCGGGCTGGCGCCCGGTGCGAGCCTGGATGAAGTGCGCCTGGCCTTCTTCAAGCACGCCAAGCGCTACTCGCCCGAGCACCTGGCCGCCGACGCGGCCCCGGAGCTGCGCCGGGCCTCGCAGGAGATGTTCGACTTCCTCTCGCAGAAGATGCGCGAGGCCGAGTCCGTCCGCCCGGCGCCTCAGGGCACTCCGGCCCGAGGCACCACCCCCGTGCCGATCCGGCCCGCTCCCCAGTTAACTCCGGCCCGAGGCACCACCCCCGTACCGCTCCGGCCCGTCCCTCCCGGTTCGACGGCGCCCTTCAACCCGGCCTCTCCGATGGCCACGCCTGTGCGCAAGCAGGTGGCCGCGCCCACCTACTCGAGCGAGGAGTTCGTCGGCCTCCAGCTGCGCAACCAGAACGACCAGGTCCACGCCGACATCCACGTCACCGACCGGAACCTCGGCATGTTCACCGAGCACCGGATGATCAACCTGTCCTCCGGCGGCCTCTTCATCAACACCCGGCGGCCGCTGAAGCTGGGCACCAAGGTGCGCCTGACGCTGCACTTCGCACAGCCCCCGCGCGCCATCGAGCTGCGCAGCGCCGTCATCTGGGAGCACGCCCTGGATGACGGCAAGCAGCCCCAGGGCTATGGGCTGGGACTGGCGGGCCTCCGCCAGGAGGAGAAGACGTTCCTCCAGGAGTACGTCCGCGCCCACTACAAGCCGCCTGCCACCGGCTAG
- a CDS encoding ATP-binding protein has translation MSDTSEYRPLEGLPVPVAVLRAERLVYANPALRALLGTSSEELSGLSIPQVLERFLPQERTWVQPRYESRTRGEHPTGSELWLRLKDSNGRERLCHVQTHRGSQPDEQLVLVQDMETEDTVRRLTEALAAAAVKLMHCRSEQDVLELAVDTIHQQGFYISVLRLEGDVYLHGPVRQDPVALAFGEKLYGRPIHEVRFPRSSIPHLDTVLSQRRAVFHQDIHSALEHFHTPELAAYLKRTFPNANALDAPIIVGDVPYGILAIQGQQLSPASAGTLELFANMVGSALENVRHHREASARLAELSRLQGDLVEQERLTVLGEAAGVVAHEVRNPLGAILNVAAVLKREPQLSTIGTSAVAMLEEEVTRLEDIVRDLLDVVRPFEPRLKPLHLGELARRVVDLLHPVCESTGARIQLEEAAQLPLLPGDETLLQLALSNLLRYALRSSPSGGTVRLALSNAPGGLSIVMEDQGAGLSGVDSQRVFEPFFTSRATGAGLGLAVVRRVVLAHGGKVGVSGRTEGGARFEVFLPVGERG, from the coding sequence GTGTCTGACACCTCCGAGTACCGGCCGCTCGAAGGACTTCCTGTGCCTGTCGCGGTCCTCCGCGCGGAGCGGTTGGTCTACGCCAACCCAGCGTTGAGGGCGCTGCTCGGCACCTCCTCGGAGGAGCTGTCCGGCCTCTCCATCCCGCAAGTGCTGGAGCGCTTCCTCCCGCAGGAGCGCACGTGGGTGCAGCCGCGCTACGAGTCCCGGACGCGCGGCGAGCACCCCACCGGCAGTGAGCTCTGGCTGCGCCTGAAGGACTCCAACGGGCGCGAGCGGCTGTGCCATGTCCAGACCCACCGCGGCTCTCAGCCCGATGAGCAGCTGGTCCTGGTGCAGGACATGGAGACGGAGGACACCGTCCGCCGGCTCACCGAGGCCCTGGCGGCCGCCGCGGTGAAGCTGATGCACTGCCGGAGCGAGCAGGACGTGTTGGAGCTGGCTGTGGACACCATCCACCAGCAGGGCTTCTACATCTCGGTGCTGCGCCTGGAGGGGGACGTGTACCTGCATGGCCCCGTACGGCAGGATCCCGTGGCCCTCGCCTTCGGCGAGAAGCTCTACGGCCGGCCCATTCACGAGGTGCGATTCCCCCGCAGCAGCATTCCCCACCTGGATACCGTCCTCTCGCAGCGCAGGGCCGTCTTCCACCAGGACATCCACTCCGCGCTGGAGCACTTCCACACCCCGGAGCTGGCCGCGTACCTCAAGCGCACCTTTCCCAACGCCAACGCCCTGGATGCGCCCATCATCGTCGGGGATGTGCCCTACGGCATCCTCGCGATCCAGGGCCAGCAGCTCAGCCCCGCGAGCGCGGGCACGCTGGAGCTCTTCGCCAACATGGTGGGCAGCGCGCTGGAGAACGTGCGCCACCACCGTGAGGCTTCGGCCCGTCTGGCGGAGCTGTCCCGGCTCCAGGGCGATCTGGTGGAGCAGGAGCGGCTCACGGTGCTCGGAGAGGCCGCCGGCGTGGTGGCCCACGAGGTGCGCAACCCCCTGGGCGCCATCCTCAACGTCGCGGCCGTGCTCAAGCGCGAGCCCCAGCTCAGCACCATTGGCACCAGCGCGGTGGCCATGCTGGAAGAAGAGGTGACGCGGCTGGAGGACATCGTCCGCGATTTGCTGGACGTGGTCCGGCCCTTCGAGCCACGCCTCAAGCCGCTGCATCTGGGCGAGCTGGCCCGGCGCGTGGTGGACCTGCTGCATCCGGTCTGCGAGTCCACCGGGGCCCGCATCCAGCTCGAAGAGGCGGCGCAGCTGCCGCTGCTCCCAGGGGATGAGACGCTGCTGCAGCTCGCGCTGAGCAATCTGCTGCGCTACGCCCTGCGCTCCTCGCCTTCTGGAGGCACCGTGCGCCTGGCACTCTCGAACGCCCCAGGGGGCCTCTCCATCGTGATGGAGGACCAAGGCGCGGGGCTCTCGGGCGTGGACTCCCAGCGCGTCTTCGAGCCCTTCTTCACCAGCCGCGCCACGGGCGCCGGGCTTGGGCTGGCCGTGGTGCGGCGCGTGGTGCTCGCGCACGGAGGAAAGGTCGGCGTGAGCGGGCGGACCGAGGGCGGCGCTCGCTTCGAGGTCTTCCTGCCGGTGGGTGAGCGCGGCTGA
- a CDS encoding THUMP domain-containing class I SAM-dependent RNA methyltransferase — protein sequence MDDNDCGRPPGADNGPSVTRIRQMEQVFAVAPPGLESALEAEATALGWTPRRVEGGVELEGHAGLHQEANLRLRAASRVLLRLGHFHAPDVGALTRELARLDLSHVWDGKELPSLSVAAHGSKVPGSAVPTALAKAWRLSTVGRAGALDEEGTQGLTVLLRLDGPECTVSVDTSGEPLHRRGYRQEIGRAPMRETLAAGILQLAGYDGAEPLVDPMCGSGTFLIEGAWMSMRRAPGLERTFAFERFPSFDKAAWKERQSRAKAEALPAPRASLHGFDINAGALGTARRNARRAGLTLALERRDVKTLQPPVAGPGLVVANPPYGKRVGQGGELPELYRALGATLRKAFQGWRAALIVPDEDGLIRDLGLRETRSLRVRNGGLRCRLLLSGPLAP from the coding sequence ATGGACGATAACGATTGCGGCCGACCCCCAGGCGCGGACAATGGTCCGTCCGTGACGCGCATCCGCCAGATGGAGCAGGTCTTCGCCGTGGCCCCCCCAGGCCTGGAGTCCGCGCTCGAGGCGGAGGCCACCGCGCTGGGCTGGACGCCTCGGCGGGTGGAAGGCGGAGTGGAACTGGAGGGGCACGCCGGTCTGCACCAGGAAGCCAACCTCCGCCTGCGCGCCGCCAGCCGGGTGCTGCTGCGCCTGGGCCACTTCCACGCACCGGACGTGGGCGCCCTCACGCGCGAGCTCGCGCGGCTGGACCTGAGCCACGTGTGGGATGGGAAAGAGTTGCCCAGCCTCTCCGTGGCGGCCCATGGCTCGAAGGTGCCAGGGAGTGCGGTGCCCACTGCGCTGGCCAAGGCCTGGAGGCTCTCCACCGTGGGGCGGGCGGGGGCGCTGGACGAGGAAGGGACACAGGGCCTCACGGTGCTCCTGCGCCTCGACGGTCCCGAGTGCACCGTGAGCGTGGACACCAGCGGAGAGCCGCTCCACCGGCGCGGCTACCGGCAGGAGATTGGCCGGGCGCCCATGCGTGAGACGCTCGCCGCGGGCATCCTCCAGCTCGCGGGCTACGACGGCGCGGAGCCGCTGGTGGACCCGATGTGTGGCTCGGGCACGTTCCTCATCGAGGGCGCGTGGATGTCCATGCGCCGGGCTCCGGGCCTGGAGCGGACCTTCGCCTTCGAGCGCTTCCCCTCGTTCGACAAGGCGGCCTGGAAGGAGCGCCAGTCCCGGGCAAAGGCGGAGGCACTGCCCGCTCCGCGCGCCTCGCTGCACGGCTTCGACATCAACGCGGGGGCGCTCGGGACGGCGCGTCGCAACGCGCGGAGGGCCGGGCTGACGCTGGCCCTGGAGAGGCGGGACGTGAAGACGCTCCAGCCGCCCGTCGCGGGGCCGGGGCTGGTGGTCGCCAACCCACCGTATGGAAAGCGCGTCGGGCAGGGCGGTGAGCTGCCGGAGCTGTACCGGGCGCTGGGCGCCACCTTGAGGAAGGCGTTCCAGGGTTGGCGCGCGGCGCTGATCGTCCCAGATGAAGACGGGCTGATTCGCGACCTGGGCCTGCGAGAGACACGAAGCCTGCGTGTGCGGAACGGCGGTCTGCGCTGCCGGCTCCTGCTGTCCGGGCCTCTGGCTCCGTAA
- a CDS encoding oxidoreductase, with amino-acid sequence MSSAESPTVTLRKKPLEYEVTVTEVRQETHDTATLFLDFGGAAVEYKAGQFINIDPHQFPALRTLAAYLQEQKGRRELFRSYSMSSAPHESQVAITVKDEEFIPGITKYPALLAPYLIHGRLTGARIKVQGFMGPYTLPDDVQERTDHIVHIAAGSGGVPNFAILKDALHRGLKLRHTVLCSNKTWADMLFREELAKLEAGNPGTVRVLHTLTRETDESRFNDKVRKGRISQALLEELIPDKQTCLVYACGPAITAWDRRKAMETRTPATPRFMETVLGHLHTLGVDDKRIKRETYG; translated from the coding sequence ATGAGCTCCGCCGAGTCCCCCACCGTTACCCTCCGCAAGAAGCCCCTGGAGTACGAAGTCACCGTCACCGAAGTGCGGCAGGAGACGCACGACACCGCCACCCTCTTCCTGGACTTCGGGGGCGCGGCTGTCGAGTACAAGGCCGGCCAGTTCATCAACATTGACCCGCACCAGTTCCCCGCGTTGCGCACGCTCGCCGCGTACCTGCAGGAGCAGAAGGGCCGCCGGGAGCTGTTCCGCTCGTACTCGATGTCCTCCGCGCCCCACGAGTCCCAGGTGGCCATCACCGTGAAGGACGAGGAGTTCATCCCCGGGATTACGAAGTACCCAGCGCTCTTGGCACCCTACCTCATCCACGGCCGGCTCACGGGCGCGCGCATCAAGGTCCAGGGCTTCATGGGCCCCTACACCCTGCCGGACGACGTGCAGGAGCGCACCGACCACATCGTGCACATTGCCGCAGGCTCGGGCGGGGTGCCCAACTTCGCCATCCTCAAGGACGCGCTGCACCGGGGGCTGAAGCTGCGCCACACCGTGCTGTGCTCGAACAAGACGTGGGCGGACATGCTGTTCCGCGAGGAGCTGGCCAAGCTGGAGGCCGGGAATCCGGGCACCGTGCGCGTGCTGCACACGCTCACCCGCGAGACGGACGAGTCGCGGTTCAACGACAAGGTGCGCAAGGGCCGCATCAGCCAAGCCCTTCTGGAGGAGCTCATCCCGGACAAGCAGACGTGCCTCGTCTACGCGTGCGGCCCGGCCATCACCGCGTGGGATCGGCGCAAGGCCATGGAGACGCGCACCCCGGCCACGCCCCGCTTCATGGAGACGGTGCTCGGCCACCTCCACACGCTCGGCGTGGACGACAAGCGCATCAAGCGCGAGACGTACGGCTGA